In Carya illinoinensis cultivar Pawnee chromosome 16, C.illinoinensisPawnee_v1, whole genome shotgun sequence, a single window of DNA contains:
- the LOC122299820 gene encoding primary amine oxidase-like, translating into MEAKNLLRFLFLSLSVAAFVLVLAFLQLSYPLPRTVELFDRPTNSSWRASKNRHNHALQTPHHPLDPLTIQEFEKVRSILSSHELFKSSRYALHSVDLEETEKTLVLKWKKGETLLPRKASVVARVDSKSVYVLTVDLGTGKVTVRETGQHSGYPMLTVEDVTGTTPALFASADFNRTIVQRGIDLADLACLPISTGWYGKSEENRRLIKVQCYSMDGTANFYMRPIEGLTFLFDLDTKQVVEISDTGRKIPIPKAADTDYRYSVLQEDPHAMKPLNPISIEQPKGPSFTVEDKYLVKWANWEFHLKPDARAGVIVSLAKFRDPDTGELRDVMYKGFSSELFVPYMDPTDAWYFKTNMDAGEYGFGLQSMPLDPLNDCPRNAYYMDGVFAAADGTPYVRPDMICVFESYAGDIGWRHSESPITGMQIREVRPKVTLVVRMAASVGNYDYIVDWEFQTDGLIRVKVGLSGILMVKGATYDNINQIPNQENLYGTLLSENVVGVIHDHYISFYLDMDIDGSENSFVNVNIKKQQTSPGESPRKSYLKAIRNVAKTEKDAQIKFKLYDPSEFHIINPSKKTRVGNPVGYKIVPGATAASLLDLEDPPQIRAAFTNNQIWVTPYNQSEQWAGGMFVYESHGEDTVATWSDRDRPIENKDIVLWYTLGFHHIPCQEDFPIMPTVSSSFQLKPVNFFERNPILRSPSNLEKDLPVCKPVASV; encoded by the exons ATGGAAGCCAAAAACTTGCTCCGGTTCTTGTTTCTTTCTCTTAGTGTCGCCGCCTTTGTCCTCGTTTTAGCCTTTCTTCAGCTCTCCTACCCATTACCACGCACGGTTGAGCTCTTTGATCGTCCCACCAACTCATCGTGGCGTGCTTCTAAGAACCGACACAACCATGCCTTACAGACACCCCACCACCCTCTAGACCCGCTGACAATCCAAGAATTCGAGAAGGTCCgctccatcctctcctcccacGAGCTCTTCAAATCGTCGCGCTACGCTCTCCACTCCGTCGACCTCGAAGAGACCGAGAAAACGCTAGTCCTCAAATGGAAAAAGGGCGAGACCTTGTTACCCAGAAAGGCCTCCGTAGTGGCGCGTGTCGACAGCAAGTCAGTATACGTGTTGACCGTCGACCTCGGCACCGGCAAGGTGACTGTGCGGGAAACCGGCCAACATTCCGGTTACCCGATGTTGACTGTCGAGGACGTGACCGGGACCACTCCGGCTCTATTCGCCAGCGCCGACTTCAACCGCACAATTGTCCAGCGTGGGATTGATCTGGCGGACCTCGCGTGCCTGCCGATTTCGACGGGATGGTACGGGAAGTCGGAGGAGAACAGGAGGTTGATCAAGGTACAGTGCTATTCCATGGATGGCACTGCAAACTTCTACATGCGACCAATCGAAGGGTTGACCTTCCTCTTTGATCTCGACACCAAACAAGTGGTGGAGATATCGGATACCGGCAGGAAAATCCCGATTCCAAAGGCGGCCGACACAGACTATCGATACTCTGTACTTCAGGAGGATCCTCACGCAATGAAGCCGCTCAACCCGATTTCCATTGAGCAACCGAAGGGTCCGAGTTTTACCGTAGAAGACAAGTACCTGGTGAAATGGGCAAACTGGGAATTTCATCTGAAACCCGATGCCCGTGCCGGCGTCATAGTCTCTCTGGCTAAATTCCGGGACCCGGACACCGGTGAGCTAAGAGACGTGATGTACAAAGGATTTAGTTCTGAATTATTTGTCCCTTACATGGATCCCACCGATGCATGGTACTTCAAGACGAATATGGATGCGGGGGAATACGGGTTCGGGTTGCAGAGCATGCCACTCGACCCGCTTAACGATTGTCCACGGAACGCGTATTACATGGACGGTGTTTTCGCAGCAGCAGATGGAACGCCGTACGTCCGACCGGACATGATCTGCGTGTTCGAGAGTTATGCCGGCGACATCGGTTGGCGTCACTCGGAGAGTCCGATCACGGGCATGCAG ATTAGAGAAGTGAGGCCGAAGGTGACGTTGGTGGTTAGAATGGCTGCATCTGTGGGAAACTATGATTACATTGTTGACTGGGAGTTCCAAACTGATGGGCTGATCAGAGTTAAG GTTGGACTTAGTGGCATTTTGATGGTGAAAGGTGCAACCTACGACAACATTAACCAGATTCCCAACCAAGAAAATCTCTATGGCACCCTTTTGTCAGAAAATGTTGTTGGTGTTATCCATGACCACTACATCTCATTCTATCTGGATATGGACATTGATGGCTCAGAAAACTCATTTGTTAATGTAAACATTAAGAAGCAACAGACATCACCAGGTGAATCACCCAGAAAAAGCTACTTGAAAGCCATTAGAAATGTGGCAAAGACAGAAAAGGATGCACAAATTAAGTTTAAACTCTATGACCCATCTGAGTTCCACATAATCAATCCATCGAAGAAGACAAGAGTTGGCAACCCTGTTGGATATAAGATTGTTCCTGGTGCCACAGCTGCTAGCTTGCTTGATCTTGAAGACCCCCCACAGATTCGGGCTGCTTTTACAAACAACCAAATATGGGTCACTCCTTATAACCAGAGTGAGCAATGGGCAGGTGGAATGTTTGTTTATGAAAGCCATGGTGAAGACACTGTGGCAACATGGTCTGATAG GGATCGACCAATCGAGAATAAGGACATTGTTCTATGGTACACGCTAGGCTTCCATCACATTCCATGTCAAGAAGATTTCCCTATTATGCCAACTGTGTCATCAAGCTTTCAACTAAAACCGGTGAATTTCTTTGAGAGAAACCCTATTCTTAGGTCCCCATCTAATCTTGAAAAGGACCTTCCTGTTTGCAAGCCTGTTGCTTCTGTGTGA